ggattacaagcgtgagccgaaAAAAtttgatcccaccactgcactccagcctggacaacagagagaggcCCGGtctccaaaaccaaaaacaaaaagaatggtcCACACACCCTTTTGTGCGTGCCCCTCACCATGTTCCCCACCAGACTAGCAGTTCCTAAGGCACAGACTCTGAGGCCTGGGGCCTTGGCCCCCCTGTGGTTGGCGAGGAGGAAGAGCCCTGTGCAGGCTGCATGCAAATACAAGAGGCCCTGCATTGTTTCTGTCATCTCATACATCTCTGTTCTATGCCAGTGCCACGCTGTCTTGTACACACAGCTGTGGGATAAGTTttggaatttatttcttctttggaatTTATCTTACAGATGGGCCTGCGTATGAGTGCGCAGGTGTGAGGGTGCAGGTTCTCCCCAAGGGCCCATTTTCTGCACCAGAAGGCTGAGGGCAGCCCAGGTCTGTCCCCTGGGTTCTCTGTAGCCGTGGAAAATAATGAgatatggccgggcacggtggctcacgcctgtaatgccagcacttgcaggtggatcatgaggtcaggaggtcgtaaccagcctggccaatatggtgaaaccctgtctctactaaaaatacaaaaattagcctggcgtggtggtgggcgcctgtagtcccaactactccggaggctgaggtggaagaatcgcttgaacccaggaggcagaggttgcagtgagccaagatcttgccactgcaccccagccagggcaacagagtgagattccgtctcaaaaataaattaattaaaaaaaagaaaagaacgagatatgaccagcctgggcaatatagcaagaccccatctgtacaaaaattagttaactGGACATGGCACACACCTggggtcccagttactcgggaggctaaagtggaaggatcacttgaacccaggagttggaggctgcattgagccatgattgcgcccctgcactccagcctgggtagcagagtgagaccttgtctcaaaaccaaaaaccaaaaaaggaaaaaaaaatgaacaaggcAGCTGATGAAACCTCCCATGTGCTAGACAGGAGGCTGAGAGCTGGGAGCTGGCCCTGAGCACCCTGGGCCTCTCCAGAGATGTGCCTCTGAGCCCGGACCCAGCACACCCTCATTACCTGTAGTATGGAAATGTCTTAGCCCTGACTTGGGCTTCTAACAGGTTAAATAACCAGGTACAAATTTGAGCCAGTTTCTCATTTATCTCCGGGTCTAGCAGAGGTGCCCCCGTGAGCTCCATGCTGGAGCAGAGCTGAAGGCAGAAGAGCATGACAGGTGCAGAGCAGGGCCCGGCAGGCACAGAGTAGCCCCAGCAGGCATAGAGCAGGGCCAGTGCCCTGGAGGCCTGGAGATGGCCTTGCCTTCCACCTGCTGGTCATTTCCTGGGTGTTGACTGGAGCCTGGCCTACCTGAGCTTTTCATTCATCCCACCAAGTGCAAAGCCTGTCCAGAGAAGAGACTGGGGCTGGAAGGATCTGGAGGGTGCAGGGTGAGCCTGGGAGCCAGATCCCAGACAGCCCAGGCCTCTCTGAAGATCCCAGTGGGCCCCCAGCCTGTCAGTCAGGATTAGAGCAAGGCCCCactggtgctcagtaaatattcatgATGGCCTAGGTCCTTCCTGGGGTGCAGGGCAGGGGGCTTCACCCTGCAGAGCCAAGAGGTAGCACGGCCACCCCTAGAGTCCGGGGGGTGGCTGGGCAGCCCCCACAGGGCACTGCCTGTCCCTGGCAGCTGTGTGCAGCCCCCGCAGGGCAGCACGCGGAACTGTGGCCCAGGTGGCCGGGAGCCACCATGGACACTGTCAGAACTGCCCTTCCACTTCAGGGCCAGCCTGCCGCCCAGGGTCCAAACAGCCTTCTAGAACACGATGGACCTGGGGCCCCCCTAGCAACCACCATCTAGACCCTCAGGCCTCCTGAGGTTGCTGCCTGGCTTGTACCTTTCAGAAAACCCCTGGCATGGGGGCAGAGGTGTCACAGTCCAAGCAGCCTCACTCCTGAGAAGCCGCCAGTGTCCCCTGATTGCAGAGTGGGCAGCGCCTGGAGCTGTGGAGGAGGGTGTCTGGGGGCGGGCTGGCCCGCTGAGCAGCGCCTCTCTTCACAGGCTACAGCATGCTGGCCATAGGGATTGGAACCCTGATCTACGGGCACTGGAGCATAATGAAGTGGAACCGTGAGCGCAGGTAGGGCCCCTGGTGGGCGTTGTCTGAAAGTGCCCCCCCGGCGAGTTGTCGGGGTCCTGTAGCATTCCGCTGTTGTCTGTGCTGGCGAGGGGTGAACGGGCCCCTTGGACTTGGCTGTGCAATCCCAGGCCCCAGAAAGTGCAGATCCAGACCCAGCACTTCCACTTCTAGGCTCTGTCCTCGAGATGTCtccatgtctgcaatcccagcactttgggaggccaaggtgggagcattgcttgagcccaggagttcaagaccagcctgggcaacagagggaaaccctgtcctCGCCACCCCAAAAAATGTGTCTAGTGAGGAGGGTTGGGACCCGTGGATCCAGATTAGGACAGGATATGAGTGGGGGGCCTGCCTCGGGCCCTCTAAGCAGGATTTTGTCAGAGGTGACCAGGCTCAAACCAGACCACACCAGGCAGTGGACACACAGGGCCAGATGAACTAGGGCCAGGCGCCCCCCTCTCCCTGTGTCACAGGCTGGGCactccttccccacccctcccccaaccccaacgCAGGCCAGGCAGGACTGGGAGATGGGGGTCATTGCAGGGAACTTGGAAACTGCCAGAaagcagggagaagaaaggaaagattgtggccccgcctgccccagcctcacacactgattattttgagatgaagggGACGTGGTTTTGTGAGGCCCAGAGCCCCGTGATGAAGTCACCCCCTCTTCGTCGCGATCATCAGGCAGAGTTATTTTTAggataaaaaaagtttttaattgaaaagaaagtagaaagccAACAGTCTTGTGGGCAGTCACCCGTGCAGCTGCCTGCACCCGCCCTCCTCTCAGGCTCCtggtgggctctgcccacagCCCTTGCCCTTCCCGCGACCCTCGCCCtgccccctgcctgcctccccgCCCCCCTCCGCCTCTTCCCCCAGCAGCACCCTGGCCCCTGAGGTCTGTGCTGCCTGTGCTCCCCCGACCTAGCCTGGTCTGACCTGAGTGTGGGTTTCGGGCTTTCACAGGCGCCTACAAATCGAGGACTTCGAGGCTCGCATCGCGCTGTTGCCACTGTTACAGGCAGAAACCGACCGGAGGTAGCACCGCAGGGGCCAAGGTTGGGAGGTCACTGGCCGGAAGGCCCCAGGCTGCAGGGCCTGACCTGCATCCCCGAAGGTGGCCAGAATGCACGTGGGGGCCATCGCCCTGTGCCGTCAGCTGCATCCTCAGGCGTGGAGACTTAGTGGAGACCCAAGGGGGCGAAccggaaggcttcctggaggaggaggcagcacTGGGGTTGGGGCAAGAGAAAAGCTAGGAGTTGGCTGGGGGAAAAGGAGACAGGGTCGGAGGGAGGCTTGAAGGGGTGCTACTAGGGGCCCTAGGCAGGGGCCCCTCAGGGCACTGaggccccacccccaccatcgGCCCCATCCCCACAGGACCTTGCAGATGCTTCGGGAGAACCTGGAGGAGGAGGCCATCATCATGAAGGACGTGCCCGACTGGAAGGTGGGTCCCGGCTGGGAGGGCAGAGGTGCCAGCCACGGCAGAGACAGGGCCTGGGGTTGGGGAGCTCCCACAGCTTTCTATAGAAACCCCAGGACCAAGGGGGTGGTGGGTGCCAGGTCCCACAAGGGAAGGCTGTAGCGCCTGCCACGCACAGGGGCCACTGATCCTGGGGGATGGGTCCTAGCAGGCTGTATATGGGTGGCTGTGCCTCTACCCATACCCCACTGTCCCCACAGGTGGGGGAGTCTGTGTTCCACACAACCCGCTGGGTGCCCCCCTTGATCGGGGAGCTGTACGGGCTGCGCACCACAGAGGAGGCTCTCCATGCCAGCCACGGCTTCATGTGGTACACGTAGGCCCTGTGCCCTCCGGCCACCTGgatccctgcccctccccactggGACGGAATAAATGCTCTGCAGACCTGGCCTGCCTGTTTTCCTGGGGACTGGGGGAAAGAAGGGGGAGAGGGCCCAGCTAGGCACCACCGGATCACATGTAGCATGGGGACGCAGCAGATATGCACAGGGTGACCTCAAAACACACCTAGGGGCTGCCCCTGGATCCACTGGCGGCCTCCTCTCTGCCTCCGATATACCtggactctcctgcctcccttttgAAACCATGCCTGTCAGCAGCCCACTTACCTCTCCAGGCTGGGGGCCCCTGGGTCAGCTTTGGGTCAGACCTTCTCCACGGAGGTCTGGAGAGTGGGgggagccttgacctcccggatacaagtgatcctcccgcctcagcctcccgtgtcactgcgattacaggattacaggcgtgagccaccataccttgTGCAGCCCTGCCAATTGTAGGCATGGCGAGGGTATTTGTCTGCGGAGGGGCTCCTCGCTCCCTGAGAGGGAAGCTCAGAGACACGGGGATATCTGCAGGGAAAGTAAGTCGGGGGAAGCAACCAAGATTGGCCAGGTGCCTCTGCTGTGGGCTCCTGGCACGAAAGGGTGAAGTCCGTCTGAGTCCACCGACCAATGGTGACGCGCAGCGCCTTCGCGGCGCTTCCTGATTGGCGGGCATGCAGGGTGGGcgggagggaggagaagagggggCGTCCCCTCCCTCCACGGATGCGCTTAAAAGGCGGTGGCGGTGGCGGCAGCGCCCGGCGCCCGGGCTCACCTCGGCCATGAGCAGCGCAGCCGGCCCAGACCCGTCGGAGGCGCCCGAAGAGCGGCATTTCCTCAGGTCAGCTGGGGAGAGGGAAGCTGGAGACGGGCATGGTTCCCATGGGGCCAGGAGCAGCCCGTAGGACCGGAGGCAGGGTCATAGCTGGGACAGAATGGGGTCCGGGGACTGGAGACGGGCACAGCCGGGATGGAGGTTCAACGGCAGAGGCATGACCACGGTGGGGAACCGGAGGCAGGGATATGGCCAAGACGGGCCTGGGAATCCCGGGAATCCGAGACCCTCCTGGCATCTTGCTGGAGACACTAAGCTGCGTTGCTGGGGAAACTGCCTCCGGGGCAGCCCGCCCCTCATGAATGATTCATCAGCAGCGCTGGTCGCTCCCCCACCGAACCCCAACCGTGGCCCACCCCCACTCTCCATCTCTCCCAGGGCCTTGGAGCTGCAGCCCCCACTTGCCGACATGGGAAGAGCGGAGCTTAGCTCAAATGCTACCACCTCCCTTGtccagaggaggaaacaggccTGGGGAAGGCAGTCATGGCTAGAGCAGATTTGGAACGCAGGGCCTGTTTGCCAGAGGTTGGTGAGTTTGGGATCTAGAACTGGCGCCGTGGCTGTGACTCTCACCTCATCCTCCTCAGCCTTTGTGACATGGGACCCCAGGCAAGGCTGTTGACCTCACTGTGAACCAGATGCGTCCAACAGCTCCTGCCCACTGCCCACCTAGCAGGGCACGTGTCCCCTCAGCCGATGTCCAGACTCAGTCTAGGGAAGAGTGTTTTAGGAGCTGTGACTTCACCTTGGGGTGAAGGGGTGAGGTGAGGGGGGCCTCAAATGCTAAGTGAGGGGAGTGAGGGGGCTCTCAGGGGTGGGTAGGAGCTAGAACGTAGTGGGGAACTGGCTGACGAGGCTGGAGACACAGAAGGGCCTCTTAGGCATGGTGAGGAGTTTGGAGTTTGAATGTTCCCAGAGCCCTCGGGAGCCATCAGCAGGTTTGGGACCCGGTGATGCAATCTGGTGTTCGAGTTTTCAAAGCCCCCCCAGGCTCATGTTGAGTTTTGGGGGCAGGAGGCTGCTGTGTGCGGCCAGGTGATCCCCCGTGGTGGTCTGGTGGGCAGAGGTGTGAGGTGGAGAGAAGCAGGTAGGACTGAGAGCAGGGTGAGTGTGGCATGGCCACCCTGGCCTGAGGTTTCACCTCCCAGAAAGCCCCCTCCTGGAAGCATTTGGCGAGTGTCAGGCCCAGTTCCCTTTGGACCCAGGCCACTTCAGGCCTCCTGGGTCTGACAGGGAAATCCTTGGGGCCTTGAAGCTTCTCTCATCTAGGGGCCGAGATTCGGGATAGCAAAAGGCACCACTGAACACCCCCAGAATCCCACAACAGCAGAAGGGACCTGCCCTGCCTGCCACCCTCCTTCACCAGGCTCCAATTCCCACgcagcctcccacccccaccccacagctgCTGCTGTGCCCCACCCCCAGGTTCCTAACCTGGACGACCCTCTGCCCACAGAGCCCCCATTATTCTAATGACCAGTTAGACAGGAAGAGAATGTTCCAAGTGGCTGCTAGAGGCCAAAGCTTTGGGACAGAAGAAGAGGAATGCATCGCCCTCCCGCCCTCCACTTCCTCCCTGCACCCTCCTGCGGGGGCAGCAGTCAGAGCTGTCACAAGATGGAGGTGGAGGAATGAGCCATGTTCCCAGCCTGCCAGATTCCTCACCCCGAATGCAAACGCACCTCCTATGTGCTTTCCTGGGAGCTGCGCTGGCCTGCCCCGGGGGGACTCTGTCTGACTTCACCATGAGCTCCTTTTCCTCACCCCGTCCTTCAACTTCATCCTATGTCAGCTGCAGACAGGCTGAGGTTTGAATTTGGCTCTGTTTACTGGGGTGTCCCAGGGCATGTGACTTTCCTGCCCTGAGTCTCTGTCTCCGTCTTTATGTGTGGACCCCCGAAGTGTCCTCTTCACCATGTTCCTCAGTCTGGGATTTGAGGCTCTGCCTGCCCTGTCCGCTTGAtcactctgcttcagcctcccttcTGCCCCTTGAACATaccaggctcctccccaccccagggccttggcTTTTGCTATTCTTGCCCCTGCATTACCTGCCACGATGTGccaggcctcctcctccaggaagccctcgcTGACTCCCATCCCATAGCAGTCCTCCTTCTCCTGCACTCTGCCTACCTGGCCTTATCATGCTGCAAAATTGGCCAGAGGGCAGACATCTCCCACTCAGAGAGTTGAAGGAAAGAGTCTCAGGATTCATCCCCTCAAAACATCCACCATCTGTAGGTCTGGCTCTATGTCTTTGTTCATGTCCTGTGGCTCTGGAGACACCAAGGGGGAAAGACCCAGTTTCCCAACTTGCTTCCTGCATGATCCTGGGCAAGCCACTCGGCTTCTCTGaatcattagttgtttttccaaCTTTTCTAGGCCTGgctctttttatttatgtttgtgttttttattattatcttagagacaaggtcttgttctgtcgcccaggctagagtgcagtggcgtgatcatagctcactgcagcctccacctcccagattgaagtgatcctcctgcctcagcctcctgggtcaccgggattacaggtgtccaccaccacgcccagcctagtcTGACCAATTGTGTAGGTCACCCGAATATTCAGTTTTGCTCCGAGAGGTGGAGACGGACCCCAGTCATTCAGTGAAGTGGATGGCAGAGCTTCACCTCCAGCTAAGTAGCCACATTTTCTGGCAacaaataaccttttttttttttttttttttttttttttttggagacggagcctcactctgtcacccgggctggagtgcagtggcacgatctcggctcactgcaacctctgccacccgggttcaagcgattctccaggttcaagccttagcctcctgagtagctcgtactgcaggcacccaccaccatgcctggctaattttttgtatttttagtagaaacagggtttcaccatgttgggcaggctggtctggaactcctgacctcaagtgatccacccgcctcatcctcctgaagtgctgggattacggatgtgaggcaccgcgcccggcctggccaCAAATAATCTAATTATGTCACTGCCCCTGAAAATCGGTCACCAAAGGGTCTCATAGCCCCAGGCCCCAAGGCCTCCCCGCTGAGTGTGCCATCAAACACTGCAGCCTTAAAAACCCATGGACCCCAGATGCCCCCAGTCCTGTCCACCCCTTTCAGCGTCCTGAAGCTTGTTCCGTGGCTCCCACTGCCTGAAATCAGCCCATCGCCCCCATCGAAGTCCTTCATGCTCCATTCCCCTTTCTTGGTTCCCTCCGCCTTGGGAGCTGGGGACGTCTAGGTCCGGTTCCGTGTCCCACGCTTTGGAGCAGTAGAACCAACGCGCGGCCAGCGCATCTTCTGCCACCAGAGGGCGCCCGCGCCTCGGGCTTTGGCTCCCACACCGCGGCCCGCCAGGCCTCGATTCAACCCGCGCGTCGCACGGTGAAACTGAGGGCATCCCCAGCTCAAGGCTGCAGACGCTACTCGGGGGTACGGGGTGGGAGGGTGGCATTGGGACCGGGTTCAGAAGCTTGGCGGAACATTTCTGGCTCCATCTGAggctctgtctctgtgtgtctctgagtGTCCCATCCCACTCTGTCCCCAGCACCGCGGAGGCAGCCGCCCTGGAGCGGGAGCTGCTGGAGGATTATCGCTTTGGGCGGCAGCAGCTCGTGGAGCTGTGCGGTCATGCTAGTGCCGTGGCTGTGACCAAGGtacctgacccctgacccccaacccTGACCCCAACCAGACGGCCAACTCTCCTGAGCTGCATGACTGCTGTGACCAGGGTGGTTCACCCCTCAAGAACTCCCTTTTTGCTTGGGCCTACCCCAGCctgatgggtaaactgaggcccagagaggctcaTGGCTGGTGCAGGCCAGATGGGGACCTGAGACCCCTGGTATCAGAGAAGGCCAGGGTGGAGGTTATTGCAGGGACAGTGCCACGACCCTGGAAGTGCAACCCCTCCTGCACATGTGACCCGCCTGCTTCTGCCACCTCCTGGGTCTTGGGCACCAGGGACATCTGCTCCTGCGATCTGAACACCCCTAAACAACCCTGTTctgcaggtggggaaactgaagctcagaggtgGCGAGGGGCCTGCCCTGGGTCAGAGGGGGATGGAAGCAGAGCTGCAACCCAGGTGTGTCTGGCTCTGGAGTAAACCCCCACACCTCGAGGGGCCAGGAGGATGACACAAGGGTGATAGCAATAATCATACTATGGAGTGCTTCACCGTGCAGCCAGCAGTGCTGGGCATCAGTTTCCTCTGCAACAGCATAATAAATGGTACTGACGAGTCAGTCCCTAAACGTGAACGCCTCAGAAAACTGTCCCATACAGTCGAGGCTCTAGCGTgactgcctcctcttcctcccctgccctcctcaTCCCCCTcgcctttctcctccttcctcctcctcctgccccctcctcttaccctcctcctcctttctctctccctcctcctccccttccgcccctttcttctctcctttctccttcctctccctcctcctccccctcctcctgttctccttcctccttcccacttACCCTacctcctccccatcctcctcctccccattctctccctcctcacccctcctcctctttttcttcttattaccacggtatactttttaaaaactcaatgttTTTCTTCATGTGGACTTAAATGTTTGTATTTCCAAATGAAATAGATCCCGGGTGAGGCGcccaaaggagaaggaaaatcaaaaccccagaaagaaacccagTAGTCACTACTCGCCTGGCGCTCAGTGGCCAACTGTCTGGTTTTTGCACTGAAAGCCCCTTGTCTGTCCAGAAGCCCCTCAGTCCCAGTCTTGGGTCTTGGGCTCTGGGCCCGGTGTGGCTGGGATCGCAGGCATGTTCATGGCAGGTCAGGACTGCGCTAAGCCTTTGGGGAGGATACTTGAAAGGGGAGTAATCTGCTGTCTGTGTGGTTGGAGCTTAAAGTACAGCTGGGGCTCAAGAGACACCCAGAGTGCCTGTCAGGCGGTGGCACTGTCATCGCATTTGATAAAGGCCAAACTGAGTCTGGGAGAGAAGGGGCTGGGGCCACGCAGAatcagggcagggctggggccaaAATGCCTGGAGAGACAGAGTCTGAGAGATACAGAGATGGCCagagacagatggagagagacagataacagagagatacagagacagcCAGAGACaaatggagagagagacaaatgGAGAAAGAGAGCCAGAGACatacagaaagacagagacactAGAGTCTGAGAgatacagacagacacagagacagccagagacagatggagagagacagagacacaaagagagCCAGAGACACAGAGAGTCTGAGAgatacagacagacacagagacggccagagacggagagagacagagacagacagacagagacacagagagtcTGAGAGATACAGAAACAGCCAGAGACAGGTGGGGAGAGAGACATGAAGAGAGCCAGAGacatacagagagacagagacacacagagagacagagacacggAGAGTCtgagagatacagagagacacagagacagccagagagagacagagaggcccCAGGGCATCGTGGCTAAGGTTGGGCTCCCCTACTCCACAGCCTCCAGGAGGGGCTGAGGTCTGGAAAC
The DNA window shown above is from Homo sapiens chromosome 19, GRCh38.p14 Primary Assembly and carries:
- the NDUFA13 gene encoding NADH dehydrogenase [ubiquinone] 1 alpha subcomplex subunit 13, translating into MAASKVKQDMPPPGGYGPIDYKRNLPRRGLSGYSMLAIGIGTLIYGHWSIMKWNRERRRLQIEDFEARIALLPLLQAETDRRTLQMLRENLEEEAIIMKDVPDWKVGESVFHTTRWVPPLIGELYGLRTTEEALHASHGFMWYT
- the YJEFN3 gene encoding yjeF N-terminal domain-containing protein 3 isoform X3; translated protein: MGSGDWRRAQPGWRFNGRGMTTVGNRRQGYGQDGPGNPGNPRPSWHLAGDTKLRCWGNCLRGSPPLMNDSSAALVAPPPNPNRGPPPLSISPRALELQPPLADMGRAELSSNATTSLVQRRKQAWGRQSWLEQIWNAGPVCQSTAEAAALERELLEDYRFGRQQLVELCGHASAVAVTKVGKLKLRGGEGPALGQRGMEAELQPRCVWLWSKPPHLEGPGG